In the Ursus arctos isolate Adak ecotype North America unplaced genomic scaffold, UrsArc2.0 scaffold_19, whole genome shotgun sequence genome, one interval contains:
- the APLP1 gene encoding amyloid beta precursor like protein 1 isoform X2 — MGPTSPAARGLGRRRGPPPLPLLLPLLLLLLRAQLAVGSLAGGSPGAAEAPGSAQVAGLCGHLTLHRDLRTGRWEPDPQRSRRCLRDPQRVLEYCRQMYPELQIARVEQATQAIPMERWCGGARGGRCAHPHHQVVPFRCLPGEFVSEALLVPEGCRFLHQERMDQCESSTRRHQEAQEACSSQGLILHGSGMLLPCGTDRFRGVEYVCCPPPVTPDPSGTAVGDPSTRSWPLGGRVEGGEDEEEEESFLQPVDDYFVEPPRAEEEEEEERILPSSSHSPAAVSKVTTTPRPTDGVDVYFGMPGEISEHEGFLRAKMDLEERRMRQINEVMREWAMADNQSKNLPKADRQALNEHFQSILQTLEEQVSGERQRLVETHATRVIALINDQRRAALEGFLAALQGDPPQAERVLLALRRYLRAEQKEQRHTLRHFQHVAAVDPEKAQQMRFQVQTHLQVIEERMNQSLGLLDQNPRLAQELRPQIQELLHSEHLGPNELEAPAPGGSSEDKGGLQPLDSKDDTPMALPKGSTEQDAASPGKEKMSPLEQYERKVNVSVPRGFPFHSSEIQRDELAPAGTGVSREAVSGLLIMGAGGGSLIVLSLLLLRRKKPYGAISHGVVEVDPMLTLEEQQLRELQRHGYENPTYRFLEERP, encoded by the exons ATGGGGCCCACCAGCCCCGCCGCTCGCGGTCTGGGCCGCCGCCGGGgcccgccgccgctgccgctgtTGCTGCCGCTATTGCTGCTCCTTCTGCGCGCGCAGCTCGCCGTCGGGAGCCTGGCCGGTGGGAGCCCCGGCGCGGCCGAG GCCCCGGGGTCGGCCCAGGTTGCTGGACTGTGCGGGCACCTAACCCTTCACCGGGACCTGCGCACCGGCCGCTGGGAACCAGACCCACAGCGCTCGCGACGCTGTCTCCGGGACCCGCAACGCGTGCTGGAATACTGCAGACAG ATGTACCCGGAGCTGCAGATTGCGCGTGTGGAACAGGCGACACAGGCCATCCCCATGGAGCGCTGGTGCGGGGGTGCCCGAGGTGGCCGTtgtgcccacccccaccaccaggtTGTGCCTTTCCGCTGCCTGC CAGGTGAATTTGTGAGCGAAGCCCTGCTGGTGCCTGAAGGCTGCCGGTTCTTGCATCAGGAGCGCATGGACCAGTGTGAGAGTTCCACGCGGAGGCATCAGGAAGCACAGGAG GCCTGCAGTTCCCAGGGCCTCATCCTGCATGGCTCGGGCATGCTTTTGCCCTGTGGCACAGATCGGTTCCGAGGTGTGGAGTATGTGTGCTGCCCCCCTCCGGTGACCCCTGATCCGTCTGGGACAGCAGTTGG AGACCCCTCCACCCGGTCCTGGCCCCTAGGGGGCAGAGTAGAGGGGGGtgaggatgaggaagaagaggaatcCTTCCTACAGCCAGTAGACGATTATTTCGTGGAGCCCCCAAGggctgaagaggaagaagaggaggaaagaattcTACCCTCAAGCTCCCATAGCCCTGCAGCGGTCAGCAAAG TGACCACCACCCCAAGGCCCACAGATGGTGTGGATGTGTACTTTGGCATGCCTGGAGAAATCAGCGAGCATGAGGGGTTCCTGCGGGCCAAGATGGACCTGGAGGAACGTAGGATGCGCCAGATTAATGAG GTGATGCGTGAATGGGCCATGGCAGACAACCAGTCCAAGAACCTGCCGAAGGCTGACAGACAGGCCCTGAATGAG CACTTCCAGTCCATTCTGCAGACCCTGGAGGAGCAGGTGTCTGGTGAGCGACAGCGCCTGGTGGAGACCCACGCCACCCGAGTCATCGCCCTTATCAACGACCAGCGCCGGGCTGCCTTGGAAGGTTTCCTGGCGGCACTGCAGGGGGATCCGCCTCAG GCGGAGCGCGTCCTGCTGGCACTACGGCGTTACCTGCGGGCCGAGCAGAAGGAGCAAAGGCACACGCTGAGGCATTTCCAGCACGTGGCTGCTGTGGACCCTGAGAAGGCCCAGCAGATGCGCTTCCAG GTGCAGACCCACCTTCAAGTCATTGAAGAAAGAATGAATCAGAGCCTGGGGCTGCTTGACCAGAACCCCCGCCTGGCTCAGGAGCTGCGGCCCCAGATCC AGGAGCTCCTCCACTCTGAGCACCTGGGTCCCAATGAATTGGAAGCCCCCGCCCCCGGGGGCAGCAGTGAAGACAAGGGTGGTCTGCAGCCTCTGGATTCCAAGGACG ACACCCCCATGGCCCTTCCAAAAG GGTCCACAGAACAAGATGCTGCATCCCCTGGGAAGGAGAAGATGTCCCCGCTGGAGCAGTATGAGCGAAAG GTGAATGTGTCTGTTCCAAGGGGTTTTCCTTTCCACTCATCGGAGATTCAGAGAGATGAGCTG GCACCAGCCGGGACAGGTGTGTCCCGAGAGGCCGTGTCTGGGCTGCTGATCATGGGAGCAGGTGGGGGCTCCCTGATCGTCCTCTCCCTACTGCTCTTGCGCAGGAAGAAGCCCTATGGGGCTATCAGCCATGGAGTGGTGGAG GTGGACCCCATGCTGACCCTGGAGGAGCAGCAGCTGCGTGAACTGCAGCGTCATGGCTATGAGAACCCCACCTACCGCTTCCTGGAGGAACGACCCTGA
- the APLP1 gene encoding amyloid beta precursor like protein 1 isoform X1 — MGPTSPAARGLGRRRGPPPLPLLLPLLLLLLRAQLAVGSLAGGSPGAAEAPGSAQVAGLCGHLTLHRDLRTGRWEPDPQRSRRCLRDPQRVLEYCRQMYPELQIARVEQATQAIPMERWCGGARGGRCAHPHHQVVPFRCLPGEFVSEALLVPEGCRFLHQERMDQCESSTRRHQEAQEACSSQGLILHGSGMLLPCGTDRFRGVEYVCCPPPVTPDPSGTAVGDPSTRSWPLGGRVEGGEDEEEEESFLQPVDDYFVEPPRAEEEEEEERILPSSSHSPAAVSKVTTTPRPTDGVDVYFGMPGEISEHEGFLRAKMDLEERRMRQINEVMREWAMADNQSKNLPKADRQALNEHFQSILQTLEEQVSGERQRLVETHATRVIALINDQRRAALEGFLAALQGDPPQAERVLLALRRYLRAEQKEQRHTLRHFQHVAAVDPEKAQQMRFQVQTHLQVIEERMNQSLGLLDQNPRLAQELRPQIQELLHSEHLGPNELEAPAPGGSSEDKGGLQPLDSKDADTPMALPKGSTEQDAASPGKEKMSPLEQYERKVNVSVPRGFPFHSSEIQRDELAPAGTGVSREAVSGLLIMGAGGGSLIVLSLLLLRRKKPYGAISHGVVEVDPMLTLEEQQLRELQRHGYENPTYRFLEERP, encoded by the exons ATGGGGCCCACCAGCCCCGCCGCTCGCGGTCTGGGCCGCCGCCGGGgcccgccgccgctgccgctgtTGCTGCCGCTATTGCTGCTCCTTCTGCGCGCGCAGCTCGCCGTCGGGAGCCTGGCCGGTGGGAGCCCCGGCGCGGCCGAG GCCCCGGGGTCGGCCCAGGTTGCTGGACTGTGCGGGCACCTAACCCTTCACCGGGACCTGCGCACCGGCCGCTGGGAACCAGACCCACAGCGCTCGCGACGCTGTCTCCGGGACCCGCAACGCGTGCTGGAATACTGCAGACAG ATGTACCCGGAGCTGCAGATTGCGCGTGTGGAACAGGCGACACAGGCCATCCCCATGGAGCGCTGGTGCGGGGGTGCCCGAGGTGGCCGTtgtgcccacccccaccaccaggtTGTGCCTTTCCGCTGCCTGC CAGGTGAATTTGTGAGCGAAGCCCTGCTGGTGCCTGAAGGCTGCCGGTTCTTGCATCAGGAGCGCATGGACCAGTGTGAGAGTTCCACGCGGAGGCATCAGGAAGCACAGGAG GCCTGCAGTTCCCAGGGCCTCATCCTGCATGGCTCGGGCATGCTTTTGCCCTGTGGCACAGATCGGTTCCGAGGTGTGGAGTATGTGTGCTGCCCCCCTCCGGTGACCCCTGATCCGTCTGGGACAGCAGTTGG AGACCCCTCCACCCGGTCCTGGCCCCTAGGGGGCAGAGTAGAGGGGGGtgaggatgaggaagaagaggaatcCTTCCTACAGCCAGTAGACGATTATTTCGTGGAGCCCCCAAGggctgaagaggaagaagaggaggaaagaattcTACCCTCAAGCTCCCATAGCCCTGCAGCGGTCAGCAAAG TGACCACCACCCCAAGGCCCACAGATGGTGTGGATGTGTACTTTGGCATGCCTGGAGAAATCAGCGAGCATGAGGGGTTCCTGCGGGCCAAGATGGACCTGGAGGAACGTAGGATGCGCCAGATTAATGAG GTGATGCGTGAATGGGCCATGGCAGACAACCAGTCCAAGAACCTGCCGAAGGCTGACAGACAGGCCCTGAATGAG CACTTCCAGTCCATTCTGCAGACCCTGGAGGAGCAGGTGTCTGGTGAGCGACAGCGCCTGGTGGAGACCCACGCCACCCGAGTCATCGCCCTTATCAACGACCAGCGCCGGGCTGCCTTGGAAGGTTTCCTGGCGGCACTGCAGGGGGATCCGCCTCAG GCGGAGCGCGTCCTGCTGGCACTACGGCGTTACCTGCGGGCCGAGCAGAAGGAGCAAAGGCACACGCTGAGGCATTTCCAGCACGTGGCTGCTGTGGACCCTGAGAAGGCCCAGCAGATGCGCTTCCAG GTGCAGACCCACCTTCAAGTCATTGAAGAAAGAATGAATCAGAGCCTGGGGCTGCTTGACCAGAACCCCCGCCTGGCTCAGGAGCTGCGGCCCCAGATCC AGGAGCTCCTCCACTCTGAGCACCTGGGTCCCAATGAATTGGAAGCCCCCGCCCCCGGGGGCAGCAGTGAAGACAAGGGTGGTCTGCAGCCTCTGGATTCCAAGGACG cAGACACCCCCATGGCCCTTCCAAAAG GGTCCACAGAACAAGATGCTGCATCCCCTGGGAAGGAGAAGATGTCCCCGCTGGAGCAGTATGAGCGAAAG GTGAATGTGTCTGTTCCAAGGGGTTTTCCTTTCCACTCATCGGAGATTCAGAGAGATGAGCTG GCACCAGCCGGGACAGGTGTGTCCCGAGAGGCCGTGTCTGGGCTGCTGATCATGGGAGCAGGTGGGGGCTCCCTGATCGTCCTCTCCCTACTGCTCTTGCGCAGGAAGAAGCCCTATGGGGCTATCAGCCATGGAGTGGTGGAG GTGGACCCCATGCTGACCCTGGAGGAGCAGCAGCTGCGTGAACTGCAGCGTCATGGCTATGAGAACCCCACCTACCGCTTCCTGGAGGAACGACCCTGA
- the APLP1 gene encoding amyloid beta precursor like protein 1 isoform X4, with protein MGPTSPAARGLGRRRGPPPLPLLLPLLLLLLRAQLAVGSLAGGSPGAAEAPGSAQVAGLCGHLTLHRDLRTGRWEPDPQRSRRCLRDPQRVLEYCRQMYPELQIARVEQATQAIPMERWCGGARGGRCAHPHHQVVPFRCLPGEFVSEALLVPEGCRFLHQERMDQCESSTRRHQEAQEACSSQGLILHGSGMLLPCGTDRFRGVEYVCCPPPVTPDPSGTAVGDPSTRSWPLGGRVEGGEDEEEEESFLQPVDDYFVEPPRAEEEEEEERILPSSSHSPAAVSKVTTTPRPTDGVDVYFGMPGEISEHEGFLRAKMDLEERRMRQINEVMREWAMADNQSKNLPKADRQALNEHFQSILQTLEEQVSGERQRLVETHATRVIALINDQRRAALEGFLAALQGDPPQAERVLLALRRYLRAEQKEQRHTLRHFQHVAAVDPEKAQQMRFQVQTHLQVIEERMNQSLGLLDQNPRLAQELRPQIQELLHSEHLGPNELEAPAPGGSSEDKGGLQPLDSKDGSTEQDAASPGKEKMSPLEQYERKVNVSVPRGFPFHSSEIQRDELAPAGTGVSREAVSGLLIMGAGGGSLIVLSLLLLRRKKPYGAISHGVVEVDPMLTLEEQQLRELQRHGYENPTYRFLEERP; from the exons ATGGGGCCCACCAGCCCCGCCGCTCGCGGTCTGGGCCGCCGCCGGGgcccgccgccgctgccgctgtTGCTGCCGCTATTGCTGCTCCTTCTGCGCGCGCAGCTCGCCGTCGGGAGCCTGGCCGGTGGGAGCCCCGGCGCGGCCGAG GCCCCGGGGTCGGCCCAGGTTGCTGGACTGTGCGGGCACCTAACCCTTCACCGGGACCTGCGCACCGGCCGCTGGGAACCAGACCCACAGCGCTCGCGACGCTGTCTCCGGGACCCGCAACGCGTGCTGGAATACTGCAGACAG ATGTACCCGGAGCTGCAGATTGCGCGTGTGGAACAGGCGACACAGGCCATCCCCATGGAGCGCTGGTGCGGGGGTGCCCGAGGTGGCCGTtgtgcccacccccaccaccaggtTGTGCCTTTCCGCTGCCTGC CAGGTGAATTTGTGAGCGAAGCCCTGCTGGTGCCTGAAGGCTGCCGGTTCTTGCATCAGGAGCGCATGGACCAGTGTGAGAGTTCCACGCGGAGGCATCAGGAAGCACAGGAG GCCTGCAGTTCCCAGGGCCTCATCCTGCATGGCTCGGGCATGCTTTTGCCCTGTGGCACAGATCGGTTCCGAGGTGTGGAGTATGTGTGCTGCCCCCCTCCGGTGACCCCTGATCCGTCTGGGACAGCAGTTGG AGACCCCTCCACCCGGTCCTGGCCCCTAGGGGGCAGAGTAGAGGGGGGtgaggatgaggaagaagaggaatcCTTCCTACAGCCAGTAGACGATTATTTCGTGGAGCCCCCAAGggctgaagaggaagaagaggaggaaagaattcTACCCTCAAGCTCCCATAGCCCTGCAGCGGTCAGCAAAG TGACCACCACCCCAAGGCCCACAGATGGTGTGGATGTGTACTTTGGCATGCCTGGAGAAATCAGCGAGCATGAGGGGTTCCTGCGGGCCAAGATGGACCTGGAGGAACGTAGGATGCGCCAGATTAATGAG GTGATGCGTGAATGGGCCATGGCAGACAACCAGTCCAAGAACCTGCCGAAGGCTGACAGACAGGCCCTGAATGAG CACTTCCAGTCCATTCTGCAGACCCTGGAGGAGCAGGTGTCTGGTGAGCGACAGCGCCTGGTGGAGACCCACGCCACCCGAGTCATCGCCCTTATCAACGACCAGCGCCGGGCTGCCTTGGAAGGTTTCCTGGCGGCACTGCAGGGGGATCCGCCTCAG GCGGAGCGCGTCCTGCTGGCACTACGGCGTTACCTGCGGGCCGAGCAGAAGGAGCAAAGGCACACGCTGAGGCATTTCCAGCACGTGGCTGCTGTGGACCCTGAGAAGGCCCAGCAGATGCGCTTCCAG GTGCAGACCCACCTTCAAGTCATTGAAGAAAGAATGAATCAGAGCCTGGGGCTGCTTGACCAGAACCCCCGCCTGGCTCAGGAGCTGCGGCCCCAGATCC AGGAGCTCCTCCACTCTGAGCACCTGGGTCCCAATGAATTGGAAGCCCCCGCCCCCGGGGGCAGCAGTGAAGACAAGGGTGGTCTGCAGCCTCTGGATTCCAAGGACG GGTCCACAGAACAAGATGCTGCATCCCCTGGGAAGGAGAAGATGTCCCCGCTGGAGCAGTATGAGCGAAAG GTGAATGTGTCTGTTCCAAGGGGTTTTCCTTTCCACTCATCGGAGATTCAGAGAGATGAGCTG GCACCAGCCGGGACAGGTGTGTCCCGAGAGGCCGTGTCTGGGCTGCTGATCATGGGAGCAGGTGGGGGCTCCCTGATCGTCCTCTCCCTACTGCTCTTGCGCAGGAAGAAGCCCTATGGGGCTATCAGCCATGGAGTGGTGGAG GTGGACCCCATGCTGACCCTGGAGGAGCAGCAGCTGCGTGAACTGCAGCGTCATGGCTATGAGAACCCCACCTACCGCTTCCTGGAGGAACGACCCTGA
- the APLP1 gene encoding amyloid beta precursor like protein 1 isoform X3: MGPTSPAARGLGRRRGPPPLPLLLPLLLLLLRAQLAVGSLAGGSPGAAEAPGSAQVAGLCGHLTLHRDLRTGRWEPDPQRSRRCLRDPQRVLEYCRQMYPELQIARVEQATQAIPMERWCGGARGGRCAHPHHQVVPFRCLREFVSEALLVPEGCRFLHQERMDQCESSTRRHQEAQEACSSQGLILHGSGMLLPCGTDRFRGVEYVCCPPPVTPDPSGTAVGDPSTRSWPLGGRVEGGEDEEEEESFLQPVDDYFVEPPRAEEEEEEERILPSSSHSPAAVSKVTTTPRPTDGVDVYFGMPGEISEHEGFLRAKMDLEERRMRQINEVMREWAMADNQSKNLPKADRQALNEHFQSILQTLEEQVSGERQRLVETHATRVIALINDQRRAALEGFLAALQGDPPQAERVLLALRRYLRAEQKEQRHTLRHFQHVAAVDPEKAQQMRFQVQTHLQVIEERMNQSLGLLDQNPRLAQELRPQIQELLHSEHLGPNELEAPAPGGSSEDKGGLQPLDSKDADTPMALPKGSTEQDAASPGKEKMSPLEQYERKVNVSVPRGFPFHSSEIQRDELAPAGTGVSREAVSGLLIMGAGGGSLIVLSLLLLRRKKPYGAISHGVVEVDPMLTLEEQQLRELQRHGYENPTYRFLEERP; the protein is encoded by the exons ATGGGGCCCACCAGCCCCGCCGCTCGCGGTCTGGGCCGCCGCCGGGgcccgccgccgctgccgctgtTGCTGCCGCTATTGCTGCTCCTTCTGCGCGCGCAGCTCGCCGTCGGGAGCCTGGCCGGTGGGAGCCCCGGCGCGGCCGAG GCCCCGGGGTCGGCCCAGGTTGCTGGACTGTGCGGGCACCTAACCCTTCACCGGGACCTGCGCACCGGCCGCTGGGAACCAGACCCACAGCGCTCGCGACGCTGTCTCCGGGACCCGCAACGCGTGCTGGAATACTGCAGACAG ATGTACCCGGAGCTGCAGATTGCGCGTGTGGAACAGGCGACACAGGCCATCCCCATGGAGCGCTGGTGCGGGGGTGCCCGAGGTGGCCGTtgtgcccacccccaccaccaggtTGTGCCTTTCCGCTGCCTGC GTGAATTTGTGAGCGAAGCCCTGCTGGTGCCTGAAGGCTGCCGGTTCTTGCATCAGGAGCGCATGGACCAGTGTGAGAGTTCCACGCGGAGGCATCAGGAAGCACAGGAG GCCTGCAGTTCCCAGGGCCTCATCCTGCATGGCTCGGGCATGCTTTTGCCCTGTGGCACAGATCGGTTCCGAGGTGTGGAGTATGTGTGCTGCCCCCCTCCGGTGACCCCTGATCCGTCTGGGACAGCAGTTGG AGACCCCTCCACCCGGTCCTGGCCCCTAGGGGGCAGAGTAGAGGGGGGtgaggatgaggaagaagaggaatcCTTCCTACAGCCAGTAGACGATTATTTCGTGGAGCCCCCAAGggctgaagaggaagaagaggaggaaagaattcTACCCTCAAGCTCCCATAGCCCTGCAGCGGTCAGCAAAG TGACCACCACCCCAAGGCCCACAGATGGTGTGGATGTGTACTTTGGCATGCCTGGAGAAATCAGCGAGCATGAGGGGTTCCTGCGGGCCAAGATGGACCTGGAGGAACGTAGGATGCGCCAGATTAATGAG GTGATGCGTGAATGGGCCATGGCAGACAACCAGTCCAAGAACCTGCCGAAGGCTGACAGACAGGCCCTGAATGAG CACTTCCAGTCCATTCTGCAGACCCTGGAGGAGCAGGTGTCTGGTGAGCGACAGCGCCTGGTGGAGACCCACGCCACCCGAGTCATCGCCCTTATCAACGACCAGCGCCGGGCTGCCTTGGAAGGTTTCCTGGCGGCACTGCAGGGGGATCCGCCTCAG GCGGAGCGCGTCCTGCTGGCACTACGGCGTTACCTGCGGGCCGAGCAGAAGGAGCAAAGGCACACGCTGAGGCATTTCCAGCACGTGGCTGCTGTGGACCCTGAGAAGGCCCAGCAGATGCGCTTCCAG GTGCAGACCCACCTTCAAGTCATTGAAGAAAGAATGAATCAGAGCCTGGGGCTGCTTGACCAGAACCCCCGCCTGGCTCAGGAGCTGCGGCCCCAGATCC AGGAGCTCCTCCACTCTGAGCACCTGGGTCCCAATGAATTGGAAGCCCCCGCCCCCGGGGGCAGCAGTGAAGACAAGGGTGGTCTGCAGCCTCTGGATTCCAAGGACG cAGACACCCCCATGGCCCTTCCAAAAG GGTCCACAGAACAAGATGCTGCATCCCCTGGGAAGGAGAAGATGTCCCCGCTGGAGCAGTATGAGCGAAAG GTGAATGTGTCTGTTCCAAGGGGTTTTCCTTTCCACTCATCGGAGATTCAGAGAGATGAGCTG GCACCAGCCGGGACAGGTGTGTCCCGAGAGGCCGTGTCTGGGCTGCTGATCATGGGAGCAGGTGGGGGCTCCCTGATCGTCCTCTCCCTACTGCTCTTGCGCAGGAAGAAGCCCTATGGGGCTATCAGCCATGGAGTGGTGGAG GTGGACCCCATGCTGACCCTGGAGGAGCAGCAGCTGCGTGAACTGCAGCGTCATGGCTATGAGAACCCCACCTACCGCTTCCTGGAGGAACGACCCTGA
- the NFKBID gene encoding NF-kappa-B inhibitor delta isoform X1 has translation MEDPLDTRLYAEPSLPQAGSWRGSGLPLGPPQLPPVPTGPSLDTARAHMLALGPQQLLAQDEEGDTLLHLFAARGLRWAAYAAAEMLQVYRHLDIREHKGKTPLLVAAAANQPLIVEDLLKLGAEPNAADHQGRSVLHVAATYGLPGVLSAVINSGVQVDLEARDFEGLTPLHTAILALNVAMHPPDLCSRVLSTQARDGLACVQMLLHMGADHTSQEIKSNKTVLHLAVQAANPALVQLLLELPRGDLRAFVNMKAHGNTALHMAAALPPGPPQESIVRRLLAAGADPTLRNLENEQPVHLLRPGPGPEGLRQLLKRSRVAPPGLSS, from the exons ATGGAG GACCCCCTGGATACCCGGCTTTATGCAGAACCTTCCCTGCCACAGGCAGGATCCTGGAGAGGTTCTGGACTCCCCTTAGGACCCCCACAGTTGCCCCCTGTGCCCACCGGACCATCCCTGGACACAGCCCGTGCTCACATGCTGGCTTTGGGGCCACAACAGCTGCTGGCCCAGGATGAGGAGGGAGACAC GCTCCTGCACCTGTTTGCGGCTCGGGGGCTGCGCTGGGCAGCGTACGCCGCAGCTGAGATGCTCCAAGTGTACAGACATCTGGACATTCGTGAGCATAAGGGCAAG ACCCCTCTCCTGGTGGCCGCCGCCGCCAACCAGCCCCTGATTGTGGAGGATCTGCTGAAGCTCGGAGCGGAGCCCAATGCCGCTGATCATCAGGGACGTTCTGTCTTGCACGTGGCTGCAACCTATGGGCTCCCAGGAGTGCTCTCG GCTGTGATTAACTCGGGGGTTCAGGTTGACCTGGAAGCCAGAGACTTTGAGG GCCTCACCCCTCTCCACACAGCCATCCTGGCCCTCAACGTTGCTATGCACCCACCTGACCTATGTTCCCGGGTGCTGAGTACCCAGGCCCGAGACGGGCTGGCTTGTGTCCAGATGTTGCTGCACATGGGTGCTGATCACACCAGCCAG GAGATCAAGAGCAATAAGACAGTTCTGCATCTGGCTGTGCAGGCCGCCAATCCTGCCCTGGTTCAGCTGCTGCTTGAGCTGCCCCGGGGAGACTTGCGGGCCTTTGTCAACATGAAG GCCCATGGGAACACAGCCCTCCACATGGCGGCTGCCCTGCCCCCTGGGCCGCCCCAGGAGTCTATCGTGCGGCGCCTGCTGGCAGCTGGGGCGGATCCGACACTGCGAAACCTGGAGAATGAGCAGCCTGTCCACCTGCTGCGGCCTGGGCCGGGCCCTGAGGGG CTCCGGCAGTTACTGAAGAGGAGCCGTGTGGCACCCCCAGGCCTGTCCTCTTAG
- the NFKBID gene encoding NF-kappa-B inhibitor delta isoform X2 gives MEDPLDTRLYAEPSLPQAGSWRGSGLPLGPPQLPPVPTGPSLDTARAHMLALGPQQLLAQDEEGDTLLHLFAARGLRWAAYAAAEMLQVYRHLDIREHKGKTPLLVAAAANQPLIVEDLLKLGAEPNAADHQGRSVLHVAATYGLPGVLSAVINSGVQVDLEARDFEGLTPLHTAILALNVAMHPPDLCSRVLSTQARDGLACVQMLLHMGADHTSQVSWAVGSRPLGGCVGWVTWMSGGFRQTLTLPFASRVNLSTWLRFSMPQRIRLLILACIYQPLPIQRAPGVTDELIESSPTAFDMGTVITFPALLIKETEAQESKILHPVSVREGIRIR, from the exons ATGGAG GACCCCCTGGATACCCGGCTTTATGCAGAACCTTCCCTGCCACAGGCAGGATCCTGGAGAGGTTCTGGACTCCCCTTAGGACCCCCACAGTTGCCCCCTGTGCCCACCGGACCATCCCTGGACACAGCCCGTGCTCACATGCTGGCTTTGGGGCCACAACAGCTGCTGGCCCAGGATGAGGAGGGAGACAC GCTCCTGCACCTGTTTGCGGCTCGGGGGCTGCGCTGGGCAGCGTACGCCGCAGCTGAGATGCTCCAAGTGTACAGACATCTGGACATTCGTGAGCATAAGGGCAAG ACCCCTCTCCTGGTGGCCGCCGCCGCCAACCAGCCCCTGATTGTGGAGGATCTGCTGAAGCTCGGAGCGGAGCCCAATGCCGCTGATCATCAGGGACGTTCTGTCTTGCACGTGGCTGCAACCTATGGGCTCCCAGGAGTGCTCTCG GCTGTGATTAACTCGGGGGTTCAGGTTGACCTGGAAGCCAGAGACTTTGAGG GCCTCACCCCTCTCCACACAGCCATCCTGGCCCTCAACGTTGCTATGCACCCACCTGACCTATGTTCCCGGGTGCTGAGTACCCAGGCCCGAGACGGGCTGGCTTGTGTCCAGATGTTGCTGCACATGGGTGCTGATCACACCAGCCAGGTGAGCTGGGCAGTGGGCAGCCGGCCCCTGGGAGGGTGTGTGGGATGGGTCACCTGGATGTCTGGCGGCTTCAGACAAACGCTGACTTTGCCTTTTGCCAGCCGTGTGAACTTGAGCACGTGGCTTCGTTTTTCTATGCCCCAGAGAATAAGATTACTGATCCTAGCTTGTATTTATCAACCACTTCCTATTCAACGAGCACCAGGTGTCACGGATGAGCTAATAGAATCCTCACCAACCGCCTTTGACATGGGCACTGTTATTACTTTTCCTGCTTtactgataaaagaaactgaggcacaggagtcAAAAATCTTACACCCTGTAAGTGTCAGAGAGGGGATTAGAATCAGGTGA
- the HCST gene encoding hematopoietic cell signal transducer isoform X1, which yields MGGADIKGATPEPPWKEGAGGPQLWSERETAGDSGHPKEEGSGGLDFWVSVQGLLWTTAFCQTPSSPQPAMAPSGVLLLLLVLPVAAALVTPGSCSGCGPLSLPVLAGLLAADAVVSLLIVAVVFVWACPRRRPIREDDKVYINMPGRG from the exons ATGGGCGGGGCTGACATTAAGGGCGCGACTCCTGAGCCTCCCTGGAAAGAGGGAGCTGGGGGACCCCAACTTTGGTCTGAGAGAGAAACGGCCGGGGATAGCGGACACCCTAAGGAGGAGGGCAGTGGGGGCCTGGACTTCTGGGTCTCTGTCCAAG GACTTCTCTGGACCACAGCCTTTTGCCAGACCCCTTCTAGCCCCCAGCCCGCCATGGCCCCTTCAGgtgtcctcctgctcctgcttgtgctgcCAG tggctgcagctCTGGTGACCCCAG GTTCCTGTTCCGGATGTGGGCCCCTCTCTCTGCCAGTGCTGGCAGGCCTCTTGGCCGCCGATGCGGTGGTGTCGCTACTCATTGTTGCAGTGGTGTTTGTGTGGGCTTGCCCACGCCGCAGGCCCATCCGAG aagatgACAAAGTCTACATCAACATGCCTGGCAGGGGCTGA
- the HCST gene encoding hematopoietic cell signal transducer isoform X2, with translation MGGADIKGATPEPPWKEGAGGPQLWSERETAGDSGHPKEEGSGGLDFWVSVQGLLWTTAFCQTPSSPQPAMAPSGVLLLLLVLPVAAALVTPGSCSGCGPLSLPVLAGLLAADAVVSLLIVAVVFVWACPRRRPIRDDKVYINMPGRG, from the exons ATGGGCGGGGCTGACATTAAGGGCGCGACTCCTGAGCCTCCCTGGAAAGAGGGAGCTGGGGGACCCCAACTTTGGTCTGAGAGAGAAACGGCCGGGGATAGCGGACACCCTAAGGAGGAGGGCAGTGGGGGCCTGGACTTCTGGGTCTCTGTCCAAG GACTTCTCTGGACCACAGCCTTTTGCCAGACCCCTTCTAGCCCCCAGCCCGCCATGGCCCCTTCAGgtgtcctcctgctcctgcttgtgctgcCAG tggctgcagctCTGGTGACCCCAG GTTCCTGTTCCGGATGTGGGCCCCTCTCTCTGCCAGTGCTGGCAGGCCTCTTGGCCGCCGATGCGGTGGTGTCGCTACTCATTGTTGCAGTGGTGTTTGTGTGGGCTTGCCCACGCCGCAGGCCCATCCGAG atgACAAAGTCTACATCAACATGCCTGGCAGGGGCTGA